From one Streptomyces sp. ICC1 genomic stretch:
- the aroB gene encoding 3-dehydroquinate synthase — translation MTVVRIPVGASAGTDPYEVLVGHRLMGELGPLVGPAHRVAVIHPVALTPMGEAVREDLAARGYEAVAIRVPNAEGAKTVEVAAHCWRALGRAGFTRSDVIVGIGGGATTDLAGFVAAGWLRGVRWIAVPTTVLAMVDAAVGGKTGVNTAEGKNLVGAFHPPAGVLCDLAALESLDVEDYVSGLAEIIKAGFIADPAILDLVEADPEAARTPAGQHTAELIERAIRVKAEVVSQDLKEAGRREILNYGHTLAHAIEQNEGYRWRHGAAVSVGLVFAAELGRAAGRLDDATADRHRAVLESVGLPVAYRGDQWPELLAAMRIDKKSRGDLLRLIVLDGLARPAVLEGPDPAVLHTAYVEGCAFSGSPTRKAEM, via the coding sequence ATGACCGTTGTCCGCATCCCCGTCGGGGCGAGCGCCGGGACGGACCCGTACGAGGTCCTGGTCGGGCACCGACTCATGGGTGAACTGGGCCCGTTGGTCGGGCCCGCGCACCGGGTCGCGGTGATCCACCCGGTGGCGCTGACCCCGATGGGGGAGGCCGTACGGGAGGATCTCGCCGCCCGGGGATACGAGGCGGTCGCCATCCGGGTGCCGAACGCGGAGGGGGCCAAGACCGTCGAGGTCGCCGCCCACTGCTGGCGGGCCCTGGGGCGGGCCGGCTTCACCCGCAGCGATGTGATCGTCGGCATCGGCGGCGGCGCCACCACGGACCTGGCGGGTTTCGTCGCGGCCGGCTGGCTGCGCGGGGTGCGCTGGATCGCGGTGCCCACCACGGTCCTCGCCATGGTGGACGCGGCCGTCGGCGGCAAGACGGGCGTCAACACCGCCGAGGGCAAGAACCTCGTCGGCGCCTTCCACCCGCCCGCGGGGGTGCTGTGCGACCTGGCGGCGCTGGAGTCGCTGGACGTCGAGGACTACGTCTCCGGCCTCGCCGAGATCATCAAGGCGGGCTTCATCGCCGACCCGGCCATCCTCGACCTGGTCGAGGCGGACCCGGAGGCCGCCCGCACCCCCGCGGGACAGCACACCGCGGAGCTGATCGAGCGTGCGATCCGGGTCAAGGCGGAAGTCGTTTCGCAGGACCTCAAGGAGGCCGGCCGGCGCGAGATCCTCAACTACGGGCACACCCTGGCCCACGCCATCGAGCAGAACGAGGGCTACCGCTGGCGGCACGGTGCGGCGGTCTCCGTCGGCCTGGTGTTCGCCGCCGAACTCGGCCGCGCCGCAGGACGTCTGGACGACGCCACCGCCGACCGGCACCGCGCGGTCCTCGAGTCGGTGGGCCTCCCGGTGGCCTACCGCGGTGACCAGTGGCCCGAGCTCCTGGCCGCCATGCGGATCGACAAGAAGTCCCGCGGCGACCTGCTGCGCCTGATCGTCCTCGACGGTCTCGCCAGGCCGGCCGTACTGGAGGGCCCCGACCCGGCCGTCCTGCACACCGCCTACGTCGAGGGCTGCGCCTTCTCGGGCTCCCCCACACGGAAGGCGGAGATGTGA
- a CDS encoding NAD(P)H-binding protein, with protein MRIALTGATGTVGGQVARLLSPQHHLRCLTRSPERAARLRVPGLAVEADLDDPSSLTRALTGADALLVVTFDPLRAAHDEHVLAAARRAGVRHVVKLSALAVTDPQAQDAITRWQRDCEERVRASGMSWTLLRPRAFMSNSLGWAQTVRDGGVVRTLHGASLNSCVDPRDVAEAAARALTSPECAGRAYALTGPSPVSARQQVEQLGAVLGRPVRHEELAESEALDAWGSRFPAALAQALLESANRQAKGAKSGVGHGVREAIGREPGTFRAWAGRHISAFRVGEPEKAQPST; from the coding sequence TTGCGTATTGCGCTGACAGGCGCGACGGGGACGGTGGGCGGCCAGGTGGCACGCCTCCTCTCCCCGCAGCATCACCTGCGCTGCCTGACCCGCTCCCCGGAGCGGGCGGCCCGCTTACGGGTGCCGGGCCTGGCCGTCGAAGCCGACCTGGACGACCCCTCCTCCCTGACGCGGGCGCTGACCGGGGCGGACGCGCTCCTGGTGGTGACGTTCGACCCGCTTCGGGCCGCTCATGACGAGCACGTCCTCGCCGCCGCCCGCCGGGCCGGGGTCCGACACGTCGTGAAGCTCTCGGCCCTCGCGGTCACCGATCCGCAGGCGCAGGACGCGATCACCCGGTGGCAGCGCGACTGCGAGGAGCGCGTACGCGCGTCCGGGATGTCCTGGACGCTGCTGCGCCCACGCGCCTTCATGTCCAACAGCCTGGGCTGGGCCCAGACCGTGCGCGACGGCGGTGTGGTGCGCACGCTGCACGGCGCTTCCCTGAACTCCTGCGTCGACCCCCGGGACGTGGCCGAGGCGGCGGCCCGTGCCCTGACCTCCCCGGAGTGCGCGGGACGGGCGTACGCGCTGACGGGGCCGAGCCCCGTGTCGGCCCGGCAGCAGGTCGAACAGTTGGGGGCGGTGCTCGGCCGTCCCGTACGGCATGAGGAGTTGGCGGAGTCGGAGGCCCTGGACGCCTGGGGCTCCCGCTTCCCCGCCGCACTCGCGCAAGCACTCCTCGAGAGTGCGAACCGGCAGGCCAAGGGGGCCAAGAGCGGAGTGGGCCACGGGGTGCGCGAAGCGATCGGCCGGGAACCCGGCACCTTCCGGGCGTGGGCGGGGCGTCACATCTCCGCCTTCCGTGTGGGGGAGCCCGAGAAGGCGCAGCCCTCGACGTAG
- a CDS encoding MFS transporter: MDNSVLYLAMPSINGAISPSAGQALWIVDIYGFVVASLLIAFGSLGDRHGRLKFLLGGAMLFGIGSAGAMLAGSPELLIASRGLMGLGGATLLPSGLAIVSNLFPDPKQRARAIGIFAATFAAGFAVGPVAGGLLLDRFWWGSVFLINLPVVVVFLTFAPKLLKDVREARPGRVDALSVAQSAAGILLAVYSVKALAAEGFSAGQSAAGIAGVAILVWFVRRQFTLEEPLLDLKLFRDRVFTVAVLTGLLSLVAWAAAGYLSGVYLQSVLGFSVLTAAFLALPGAAVLTAACIGTAGVVERIGKRAALIASHFFIGAGLLLLLFTGTTGGAALYIASTVIAGVGYGLSFSLVAETAVAAVPPERAGSAGAIAEMSNELGGALGISLLGSLAAFLFRFLGPGTAGTLDTTLATPGLSGETAAQAKDAFVTGLHAAIGVAAALTFALGFLALRWLPREERNGEPELPRREEQAVS; this comes from the coding sequence ATGGACAATTCGGTGCTCTACCTCGCGATGCCGAGCATCAACGGGGCGATCTCCCCAAGTGCCGGTCAGGCGCTGTGGATCGTCGACATCTACGGCTTCGTGGTGGCCTCGCTGCTGATCGCGTTCGGCAGCCTCGGCGACCGGCACGGCCGGCTGAAGTTCCTGCTCGGCGGAGCGATGCTCTTCGGCATCGGATCGGCCGGCGCCATGCTGGCCGGCAGCCCGGAACTCCTCATCGCCTCAAGGGGGTTGATGGGTCTCGGCGGCGCCACACTGCTGCCCTCCGGGCTGGCGATCGTCAGCAACCTCTTCCCCGACCCGAAGCAGCGCGCCCGGGCGATCGGCATCTTCGCGGCCACCTTCGCGGCGGGCTTCGCGGTCGGACCGGTCGCCGGCGGCCTGCTCCTCGACCGCTTCTGGTGGGGTTCGGTGTTCCTGATCAACCTCCCGGTCGTGGTGGTCTTCCTGACGTTCGCCCCGAAGCTCCTCAAGGACGTCCGCGAGGCCCGGCCCGGCCGAGTGGACGCGCTGAGCGTGGCGCAGTCGGCGGCCGGCATCCTGCTCGCCGTCTACTCGGTCAAGGCCCTCGCGGCGGAGGGGTTCTCGGCCGGGCAGTCGGCCGCCGGCATCGCGGGCGTCGCCATCCTGGTCTGGTTCGTGCGCAGGCAGTTCACGCTAGAGGAGCCGCTGCTCGACCTCAAACTCTTCCGTGACCGGGTCTTCACCGTCGCCGTTCTGACCGGGCTCCTCTCCCTGGTGGCCTGGGCCGCGGCGGGCTACCTCAGCGGTGTGTACCTCCAGTCGGTGCTCGGATTCAGCGTGCTGACCGCGGCGTTCCTCGCACTGCCCGGGGCGGCCGTGCTCACCGCGGCCTGCATCGGCACGGCCGGTGTGGTCGAGCGGATCGGCAAGCGGGCCGCACTGATCGCCTCACACTTCTTCATCGGAGCCGGGCTCCTGCTGCTGCTCTTCACCGGGACCACCGGCGGTGCGGCGCTGTACATCGCCTCCACCGTCATCGCGGGCGTCGGCTACGGGCTCTCCTTCAGCCTGGTCGCGGAGACCGCCGTCGCGGCGGTGCCCCCGGAGCGGGCCGGTTCGGCCGGCGCGATCGCGGAGATGAGCAACGAGCTGGGCGGCGCGCTCGGCATCTCCCTGCTCGGCTCGCTCGCCGCGTTCCTCTTCCGGTTCCTCGGCCCCGGTACGGCGGGCACCCTCGATACGACCTTGGCCACCCCGGGCCTTTCCGGCGAGACCGCCGCCCAGGCCAAGGACGCCTTCGTCACCGGCCTGCACGCGGCGATCGGCGTCGCCGCCGCGCTCACCTTCGCGCTCGGCTTCCTCGCGCTGCGCTGGCTGCCGCGCGAGGAGCGGAACGGGGAGCCCGAGCTCCCGCGCCGGGAGGAGCAGGCCGTGTCCTGA
- a CDS encoding helix-turn-helix transcriptional regulator — MESLGTFLKSRRDRVTPAEIGLRTYGTSRRVPGLRREELAQLAGVSAGYYTRLEQGQADAASEQVLDALARVLRLDQVETVHLHNLARQSVKPGLCEPPREDPHPRVLTLLASLGEATPAVVLGRRGDVLAWNRTGHALVAEHIPYEAPRHPQSRPSVPRMFFLDPHTRDTYRNWPELARVHVAYLRLTAGRYPTDSRLAGLIGELAMGSADFATMWATGDVSDCTVGVMDLQHPTVGAVNVDYQVWLQPDSPDHRVEIYTPNDPASADALRVLNQQSGRAAGSESTARAGQR; from the coding sequence ATGGAGAGCCTCGGAACGTTCCTCAAGAGCCGCCGCGACCGGGTCACTCCGGCTGAGATCGGCCTGCGCACCTACGGCACGTCCCGCCGGGTCCCCGGTCTCAGGCGTGAGGAGCTCGCCCAGCTCGCCGGAGTGAGTGCGGGCTACTACACTCGGCTGGAGCAGGGGCAGGCCGACGCCGCCTCCGAGCAGGTGCTCGACGCGCTCGCCCGGGTGCTCCGGCTCGATCAGGTGGAGACCGTCCACCTGCACAATCTCGCCCGGCAATCCGTGAAGCCCGGTCTGTGCGAACCGCCCCGTGAGGACCCCCACCCGCGCGTCCTCACGCTCCTGGCCTCCCTCGGCGAGGCCACGCCCGCGGTGGTACTCGGCAGGCGGGGAGACGTACTCGCGTGGAACCGCACCGGGCACGCACTCGTCGCCGAGCACATCCCCTACGAGGCACCACGGCACCCGCAGTCGCGTCCGTCGGTCCCGCGGATGTTCTTCCTCGATCCCCACACCCGCGACACGTACCGCAACTGGCCCGAGCTCGCCCGCGTCCACGTCGCCTACCTGCGGCTCACCGCGGGCCGGTACCCCACCGACTCCCGGCTCGCGGGACTGATCGGCGAACTCGCCATGGGCAGCGCCGACTTCGCCACGATGTGGGCCACCGGCGACGTCTCCGACTGCACCGTCGGGGTCATGGACCTGCAGCACCCCACCGTCGGCGCGGTGAACGTGGACTACCAGGTGTGGCTCCAGCCCGACAGCCCCGACCATCGGGTCGAGATCTACACCCCCAACGACCCGGCCTCCGCGGACGCGTTGCGCGTCCTGAACCAGCAGAGCGGCCGGGCCGCAGGGTCGGAGTCGACCGCACGGGCCGGACAGCGCTGA
- a CDS encoding MFS transporter has protein sequence MTQQRAHNAPGLRAWLGLAVILGPVLLVSMDGSILFLAMPRISQALSPTADQALWILDIYGFAVGSLLVAFGSIGDRYGRLKLLMIGATVFGLGSAGAAFAPTPELLIACRALMGVAGATLLPSALAVLSELFPDPRRRAQAIGIFAAAFAAGFAIGPIVGGTLLGQFWWGSVFLVNLPVIVAFLVFAPVLLGEVRATGTGRIDLLSVVTSAGGLLLTIYGIKHLAADGVSALAIATMLLGIGVLTFFALRQQHLEHPLIDFSLFRDRVFTIAIITGLLPLAAWSATAFLSGIYLQSVLDLSVLHAALLALPGAAVLTMACIVTPAVVERIGKRAALIVCHFSIAGGLLLLLPTTITGGIGWYVASTALAGVGYGISFSVVADTAVGAVPAERAGSAGAIAETSNELGNALGIAILGSLAALLFRLQGPDLAPTLDETLQLPALAAAAAQDAKSAFVTALHVVVVVAGLLHAVLGAVALRWLPRSAPDASGSEAPGSDVPGSDAPGSDAPGSDAPGSDAPGSDAPASGKPGSDIHGESANDRVTNTA, from the coding sequence ATGACTCAACAGCGTGCGCACAACGCACCCGGCCTGCGGGCATGGCTCGGGCTCGCGGTGATCCTCGGACCGGTCCTCCTGGTCTCCATGGACGGATCGATCCTGTTCCTGGCGATGCCGCGGATCAGCCAAGCCCTCTCACCCACCGCGGACCAGGCACTGTGGATCCTGGACATCTACGGCTTCGCCGTCGGCTCCCTGCTGGTCGCCTTCGGCAGCATCGGTGACCGCTACGGCCGGCTGAAGCTCCTGATGATCGGCGCGACCGTGTTCGGACTCGGGTCCGCCGGAGCGGCCTTCGCGCCGACCCCGGAACTCCTCATCGCCTGCCGGGCGCTCATGGGTGTGGCCGGCGCGACCCTGCTGCCCTCGGCGCTGGCCGTGCTGAGCGAGCTGTTCCCCGACCCCCGGCGCCGGGCGCAGGCCATCGGGATCTTCGCGGCCGCCTTCGCCGCCGGGTTCGCCATCGGCCCGATCGTCGGCGGCACCCTCCTCGGGCAGTTCTGGTGGGGCTCGGTCTTCCTCGTCAACCTCCCCGTCATCGTCGCGTTCCTGGTGTTCGCGCCGGTCCTCCTCGGCGAGGTCCGGGCGACCGGGACGGGCCGCATCGACCTGCTCAGCGTGGTCACCTCCGCCGGAGGCCTGCTGCTCACGATCTACGGGATCAAGCACCTGGCCGCGGACGGGGTGTCGGCCCTGGCGATCGCGACGATGCTCCTCGGCATCGGGGTGCTCACGTTCTTCGCCCTGCGCCAACAGCACCTCGAACACCCGCTGATCGACTTCTCCCTCTTCCGCGACCGGGTCTTCACGATCGCGATCATCACGGGCCTGCTGCCGCTGGCCGCGTGGTCGGCGACGGCGTTCCTGTCGGGCATCTACCTCCAGTCCGTACTGGACCTGAGCGTCCTGCACGCGGCACTCCTGGCGCTCCCCGGCGCGGCCGTTCTCACGATGGCCTGCATCGTCACACCGGCCGTCGTCGAGCGCATCGGCAAGAGGGCCGCGCTCATCGTCTGCCACTTCTCCATCGCCGGCGGCCTGTTGCTGCTGCTCCCCACCACGATCACGGGCGGGATCGGCTGGTACGTCGCTTCGACCGCGCTCGCCGGCGTGGGGTACGGCATCTCCTTCAGCGTCGTCGCGGACACCGCCGTCGGGGCGGTCCCCGCGGAGCGGGCGGGCTCGGCCGGCGCGATCGCCGAGACCAGCAACGAGCTCGGCAACGCCCTCGGCATCGCGATCCTCGGTTCCCTCGCCGCCCTGCTCTTCCGCCTCCAGGGCCCGGACCTCGCTCCCACCCTCGACGAGACCCTCCAGCTCCCGGCCCTCGCGGCGGCAGCGGCCCAGGACGCGAAGTCCGCGTTCGTCACCGCCCTGCACGTCGTCGTGGTGGTGGCCGGCCTGCTGCACGCCGTACTCGGAGCGGTCGCCCTGCGCTGGCTCCCCAGGTCGGCGCCTGACGCGTCGGGCTCCGAGGCGCCGGGCTCGGACGTGCCGGGCTCGGATGCGCCGGGCTCGGATGCGCCGGGCTCCGACGCGCCGGGCTCCGACGCGCCGGGCTCCGACGCGCCGGCGTCCGGCAAGCCGGGCTCCGACATCCACGGCGAGTCCGCGAACGACCGGGTGACGAACACGGCCTGA
- a CDS encoding phosphodiesterase produces MIVIAHLSDVHLDGGGRAAERTRAVMEYLEELPYALDAVLVSGDIADHGSAEEYEEARKALGSRHPLVACPGNHDDRAAFRRGLLGEERPSGAPVDQVLRGDGFVLAVCDSSVPGEHRGHLEDSTISWLDGVLAGTPREVPVLVAFHHPPVPLHIPYVDGIRQFGEERLAALVDRHPHLTAFLCGHAHTGAATTFAGRPLLVAPGVVSTTRLPWEAASGASEYIHLDEPPAVAFHVIGGDGRLTTHYRVVVARR; encoded by the coding sequence GTGATCGTCATAGCCCACCTGAGCGACGTCCACCTCGACGGAGGCGGCCGGGCCGCGGAGCGCACCCGCGCCGTCATGGAATACCTGGAGGAGCTCCCGTACGCCCTCGACGCGGTGCTCGTCAGCGGGGACATCGCGGACCACGGGAGCGCGGAGGAGTACGAGGAGGCGCGCAAGGCCCTCGGCTCGCGGCACCCGCTGGTCGCCTGCCCCGGCAACCACGACGACCGCGCCGCCTTCCGGCGCGGCCTGCTGGGGGAGGAGCGCCCGTCAGGGGCCCCGGTCGACCAGGTGCTGCGCGGCGACGGCTTCGTGCTCGCGGTGTGCGATTCGTCGGTCCCCGGCGAACACCGCGGACACCTGGAGGACTCGACGATTTCCTGGCTCGACGGGGTGCTCGCCGGGACCCCGCGCGAGGTGCCGGTGCTGGTCGCCTTCCACCACCCGCCCGTCCCGCTGCACATCCCCTACGTGGACGGGATCAGGCAGTTCGGCGAGGAGCGGCTGGCGGCGCTCGTCGACCGGCACCCGCACCTGACCGCGTTCCTGTGCGGGCACGCCCACACGGGCGCGGCGACCACCTTCGCGGGCCGGCCGCTGCTCGTGGCGCCGGGCGTGGTGTCCACGACCCGGCTCCCGTGGGAGGCGGCGTCCGGCGCCAGCGAGTACATCCACCTCGACGAGCCGCCCGCCGTGGCCTTCCACGTCATCGGCGGGGACGGGCGCCTGACGACGCACTACAGGGTGGTCGTGGCCCGCCGGTAG
- a CDS encoding DUF2087 domain-containing protein has protein sequence MSQSSVETRPHAQRGVGDLFTAGGRLAAIPRKAARREQLLVHLAETLFAADREYTEPEVNRLLLTVHEDCAALRRYMVIAGHLTRTRDGAGYRRATTTL, from the coding sequence ATGTCACAGAGCTCCGTAGAAACCCGTCCGCACGCACAACGAGGCGTCGGCGACCTCTTCACCGCCGGCGGCCGCCTCGCGGCCATCCCGCGCAAGGCGGCCCGCCGCGAGCAGTTGCTCGTCCACCTCGCCGAGACCCTCTTCGCGGCGGACCGCGAGTACACCGAGCCCGAGGTGAACCGGCTCCTCCTCACCGTCCACGAGGACTGCGCGGCGCTGCGGCGGTACATGGTCATCGCCGGTCACCTCACCCGGACCCGCGACGGCGCCGGCTACCGGCGGGCCACGACCACCCTGTAG
- a CDS encoding penicillin acylase family protein: MRRPTTRVKAAAAAALIALGAALLAPAASAAPAAGSDTPVPLPIADYCGQQCADILPPGQSGNATLAQILAHKAFGTMPAHASDQLARYDSLVAGYPGLTDAKVNEFFNDASFGVPGNQVESTTSPRPDVTITRDKKTGVPHIKGTTRYGTSYGAGYAAGQDRLWQMDLFRHVGRGDLTPFAGGALANQGLEQQFWPQAPYTEADLQAQVDRIRTTEGERGRLAMEDAQAYIDGINAYRVQSKNGRYFPGEYVLTGHINSITNAGEIQPFKLTDLIALASVVGGLFGGGGGGEVQAALSLLSAQQKYGLEEGTRVWESFREREDPEAVLTVHDGSSFPYAQKPANPQGAALPDAGSVTAEQLVYDRTGAATAAAAANPPKLMKSSMSNALLVSGSKTASGHPVAVFGPQTGYLAPQLLMLQELQGPGISARGASFAGVSMYVQLGRGQDYAWSATSAGQDITDTFAVELCEPGGGAPTKASTSYLYRGTCTPMEKLEHTNAWKSSVADSTPNGSYRMQVWRTHYGIVTHRATVEGKPVAYTALRSTYRHEADSIIGFQMLNDPSYVKDSRTFQEAARRIGYAFNWFYADSREAAYYNSGLNPVRPPGVDAALPVHAKRQYEWQGFDPAANTASYTPPAEHPQSIGQDYYISWNNKQAKDYSAAGFGMGSVHRGDLIDQRVKTLVAAGGVTRAKLTQAMADAAVTDLRAENLLPELLAVLRSAPATDPAVSAAIDKLSAWQAAGTERKEAAPGSKAYAHADAVRIMDAWWPLLVEAEFKPGLGAPLYDALRASLTVDEAPNAGHGPTGSHAGSAFQYGWWSYADKDLRTVLGRPVAGPLARAYCGGGSLAGCRDVMTATLKQAAAATPAAVYPADGTCAAGNQWCADAIVQRPVGGLAHPQINWQNRPTYQQVVEFPAHR, translated from the coding sequence ATGCGACGCCCCACCACCCGCGTCAAAGCAGCCGCGGCCGCCGCGCTCATCGCCCTCGGCGCGGCCCTGCTGGCCCCGGCCGCATCGGCCGCGCCGGCCGCCGGGTCCGACACCCCGGTGCCGCTGCCCATCGCCGACTACTGCGGACAGCAGTGCGCCGACATCCTGCCGCCCGGCCAGAGCGGCAACGCCACCCTCGCCCAGATCCTCGCGCACAAGGCGTTCGGGACCATGCCCGCCCACGCCTCCGACCAACTGGCCCGCTACGACTCCCTGGTGGCCGGCTACCCCGGCCTCACCGACGCCAAGGTCAACGAGTTCTTCAACGATGCCTCCTTCGGCGTCCCGGGCAACCAGGTCGAGTCCACCACCAGCCCGCGCCCCGACGTCACCATCACCCGGGACAAGAAGACCGGGGTCCCCCACATCAAGGGAACCACCCGCTACGGGACTTCCTACGGCGCCGGTTACGCCGCCGGGCAGGACCGGCTCTGGCAGATGGACCTCTTCCGGCACGTCGGCCGCGGCGACCTCACCCCCTTCGCGGGCGGCGCCCTCGCCAATCAGGGCCTGGAGCAGCAGTTCTGGCCGCAGGCCCCGTACACCGAGGCGGACCTCCAGGCCCAGGTGGACCGGATCCGGACCACCGAGGGCGAGCGCGGGCGGCTCGCGATGGAGGACGCCCAGGCCTACATCGACGGCATCAACGCCTACCGCGTCCAGTCCAAGAACGGCCGCTACTTCCCCGGCGAGTACGTGCTGACCGGGCACATCAACTCGATCACCAACGCCGGTGAGATCCAGCCCTTCAAGCTCACCGACCTGATCGCCCTCGCCTCCGTCGTCGGCGGCCTGTTCGGCGGCGGCGGAGGCGGCGAGGTGCAGGCCGCGCTCTCCCTGCTGTCCGCGCAGCAGAAGTACGGCCTGGAGGAGGGCACCCGCGTCTGGGAATCCTTCCGCGAGCGCGAGGACCCGGAAGCCGTGCTCACCGTGCACGACGGCTCGAGCTTCCCCTACGCCCAGAAGCCCGCGAACCCGCAGGGCGCGGCCCTGCCCGACGCCGGCTCGGTCACCGCCGAACAGCTCGTGTACGACCGTACGGGCGCGGCCACGGCCGCCGCGGCGGCAAACCCGCCGAAGCTCATGAAGTCGAGCATGTCCAACGCCCTGCTCGTCTCCGGATCGAAGACCGCGAGCGGCCACCCGGTCGCCGTCTTCGGACCGCAGACCGGCTACCTCGCCCCCCAGCTCCTCATGCTCCAAGAGCTCCAGGGCCCCGGCATCAGCGCGCGCGGCGCCTCCTTCGCCGGCGTCAGCATGTACGTACAGCTCGGCCGCGGCCAGGACTACGCCTGGAGCGCCACCTCCGCCGGCCAGGACATCACCGACACCTTCGCCGTCGAACTGTGCGAGCCGGGCGGCGGCGCCCCCACCAAGGCGAGCACCTCCTACCTCTACCGGGGCACCTGCACGCCCATGGAGAAGCTGGAACACACCAACGCCTGGAAGTCCTCCGTCGCCGACTCCACGCCGAACGGCTCCTACCGGATGCAGGTCTGGCGCACGCACTACGGCATCGTCACGCACCGCGCGACCGTCGAGGGCAAGCCCGTGGCCTACACCGCGCTGCGCTCCACCTACCGCCACGAGGCCGACTCGATCATCGGCTTCCAGATGCTGAACGACCCCTCCTACGTGAAGGACTCCCGCACCTTCCAGGAGGCGGCCCGGCGCATTGGCTACGCCTTCAACTGGTTCTACGCCGACTCGCGCGAAGCGGCCTACTACAACAGCGGGTTGAACCCGGTCCGGCCGCCCGGCGTTGACGCCGCGCTCCCCGTACACGCGAAGCGGCAGTACGAGTGGCAGGGCTTCGACCCGGCCGCCAACACCGCCTCCTACACCCCGCCCGCCGAGCACCCGCAGTCCATCGGGCAGGACTACTACATCAGTTGGAACAACAAGCAGGCCAAGGACTACTCCGCGGCCGGCTTCGGGATGGGCTCCGTCCACCGCGGCGACCTCATCGACCAGCGGGTCAAGACGCTCGTCGCGGCGGGCGGCGTGACCCGGGCCAAGCTCACCCAGGCCATGGCGGACGCCGCCGTCACCGACCTGCGCGCCGAGAACCTGCTGCCCGAGCTGCTGGCCGTGCTGCGCAGCGCGCCCGCCACGGACCCGGCCGTGAGCGCCGCGATCGACAAGCTGTCCGCCTGGCAGGCGGCCGGCACCGAACGCAAGGAGGCCGCGCCCGGTTCGAAGGCGTACGCGCACGCGGACGCCGTCCGGATCATGGACGCCTGGTGGCCGCTGCTCGTCGAGGCCGAGTTCAAGCCCGGCCTCGGGGCCCCGCTGTACGACGCCCTGCGCGCCTCCCTGACCGTGGACGAGGCACCCAACGCGGGCCACGGGCCCACCGGTTCGCACGCCGGGTCGGCCTTCCAGTACGGCTGGTGGAGCTACGCCGACAAGGACCTGCGCACGGTGCTCGGCCGCCCGGTGGCCGGACCGCTGGCCCGGGCCTACTGCGGCGGCGGCTCGCTCGCCGGCTGCCGGGACGTCATGACGGCGACGCTGAAGCAGGCGGCCGCCGCCACGCCCGCCGCCGTCTATCCGGCGGACGGGACCTGCGCCGCGGGCAACCAGTGGTGCGCGGACGCGATCGTGCAGCGCCCGGTGGGCGGCCTGGCCCACCCGCAGATCAACTGGCAGAACCGGCCGACCTACCAGCAGGTGGTGGAGTTCCCCGCCCACCGTTGA
- a CDS encoding DUF6114 domain-containing protein has translation MLLSRWRRWRRGRPFWGGLFAILAGAEICALPLAPLKIMLQQGVAGIPSVLMGVVMIVLGLTAWFSPAQRALAGVLTTLIATAALVLSNLGGFLIGTLLGILGGGLMFAWQPYADRRSPAVTPTTAPVPAPPTHHDPQGAQP, from the coding sequence ATGCTTCTGAGCCGCTGGCGGCGGTGGCGGCGCGGCCGACCGTTCTGGGGCGGGCTCTTCGCCATCCTCGCCGGGGCCGAGATCTGCGCCCTCCCGCTGGCCCCCCTGAAGATCATGCTCCAGCAGGGGGTGGCGGGGATCCCGTCCGTCCTGATGGGCGTCGTCATGATCGTGCTCGGCCTCACCGCCTGGTTCTCGCCGGCCCAGCGCGCTCTGGCCGGCGTCCTCACCACTCTCATCGCCACCGCCGCGCTGGTCCTCTCGAACCTCGGCGGGTTCCTGATCGGCACCCTGCTCGGCATCCTCGGCGGCGGCCTGATGTTCGCCTGGCAGCCGTACGCCGACCGGCGGTCCCCCGCGGTCACCCCCACGACCGCACCCGTCCCCGCTCCCCCAACGCACCACGATCCCCAAGGAGCACAGCCATGA
- a CDS encoding DUF6230 family protein has translation MADSPKLPGPPGEGADARAGGAGRVRWRRFAVLTVPAVAVTAGLGIALAQGALAASFAVSGQQFKVSAKSLEGEGFAQYGSVDVNAREELIPVAVTAIREAKLNSLCQSVVTTLPIIGDISLNLTAGQKTPVEATNLFVDATQLSGDAVFTNIEIGRDASTLDKGPAEAVGMQDLFAQQADTVSITDLHQTAWATNAGTFKLSGLNMSIAKGKKECF, from the coding sequence ATGGCAGATTCCCCGAAGTTACCCGGACCGCCCGGCGAGGGCGCCGACGCAAGAGCCGGTGGCGCGGGCCGCGTCCGCTGGCGCCGGTTCGCCGTCCTGACCGTCCCCGCCGTGGCCGTGACCGCCGGACTCGGCATCGCCCTCGCGCAGGGCGCGCTGGCCGCCTCCTTCGCGGTGTCGGGACAGCAGTTCAAGGTGTCGGCGAAGAGCCTGGAGGGCGAGGGCTTCGCGCAGTACGGCAGCGTCGACGTCAACGCCCGCGAAGAGCTCATCCCGGTGGCCGTCACCGCCATCAGGGAAGCGAAGCTCAACAGCCTCTGCCAGTCGGTGGTCACCACCCTCCCGATCATCGGCGACATCTCGCTCAACCTCACCGCCGGCCAGAAGACCCCCGTCGAGGCGACCAACCTCTTCGTCGACGCCACCCAGTTGTCCGGCGACGCGGTCTTCACCAACATCGAGATCGGCCGGGACGCCTCCACCCTCGACAAGGGACCGGCCGAAGCGGTGGGCATGCAGGACCTGTTCGCCCAGCAGGCCGACACGGTCAGCATCACCGACCTCCACCAGACGGCCTGGGCCACCAACGCGGGCACCTTCAAGCTCTCCGGTCTGAACATGAGCATCGCCAAGGGCAAGAAGGAATGCTTCTGA